The region GGCGATGTCGCCGACAGTGAGCACAGCGGGCGCGCCGTCTGGGACGTGACGACGACGGTCGACACGGACAAGTCGCTGCCCGCGGCCGACCCGTACGACGCGCTGGAGTTCTTCCCGAACCGCTGGGTCACCGACCGGAAGACCAACCAGCCGGTGCACTGCTGCCAGGAGAGCCCGCGCTTCGAGGGCGACGCCTACCTCAAGTTCCCCTTCGACGTGCAGAAACACGCGTACCGCTGGTGGGACAACTCCCTCGGCGAACCCATCACGCTGGCCTACCGGGGCACCAAGAAGATCCAGGGCTACACGGGTTACCGCTTCACCGGCACGGTCCCCCCGACGAAGATCGGCACCCGGCTGGTGCCCGGCAGCATCGTCGACCAGCCCGGTCGCCCCCAGGTGCTGGCCGAGGAGTGGTACTCCAACCACGGCATCGAGCTGGTCGTCGACCAGCGCACCGGCCGGGTGCTCTACGCCCAGGTCGGTCCGCGCAGGACGTTGCGCGCCCCGGGTTCCACGTACGACTCGACGCTGCTCCTGGATGCCGACAAGCTGGCCTTCACCACGGCCACCCAGAAGGACCAGGTGAAGCAGGCGAAGAAGGAGAGCGGTCAACTGCGTCTGCTGGGGCAGACGTTGCCGATAGATGCCGGTGTGCTCGGGTTCGTCCTCGCCGCCGTGGGGGGCGTTTTGGTGGTACGAGGGCGACGGGATCCCGGTTCGCCCGGTAACTCCCCTTCAGCACTCACGATGTGATGGGCTGTCAGCTCCACAAAGCCCGGAATTTGTCACCTCGGTGAGTAGCAGCTTCCCAGCGCCGGGCGAAAACTATCCACCCCCACCCGAGCACAGCCCGCCCACACTCCCGTGACAGCCGGTACCCGCATCCCCCACAGATCGGCAGATTCACCCCCATCAGATCGGCGCATTCACCCTCGAAGAGACCGACCCGCCCTACGCCCCACCCCCCACGCTGAGTTCCGCACCCTGAGACGAGTTGGAGCACCCATGCCCCAGCACGTGCCCTCCCCGCTGCGCGCCGCGGTCCCGCGCGACGCGCAGTCCCTCCCGGCGCTTCCCCCACCGCCGCGCCGCATCGTCTTCCTCGCCCACCGGGACCTGGGAAACCGGTCCGCGGGCGGATCCGAGATCCTCGTCGACCGGCTCGCCGAGGGACTGACCTCGCTCGGCCACCAGGTCACCCTGGTGTGCGGCGGGCCCGCGGCCTACCACGACTACCGGGTCGTCTCGGCGGGCGGCGACCTGGGCCACTTCCTGCGCGCCCGCTCCGCCTTCCACCGTCAGGTCGGCGGCTGCGACCTGCTGGTCGAGGTCTGCAACGGCATGCCGTACCTGGCGCCGCTCTGGCACCACGGCCCCACCCTGTGCCTGGTCAACCACGTCCACACGGACCTGTGGCGGATGCGGTTCGGCGGACCGCTGGCGCCCGCCGCCCGGATCGGCCGAAGACTCGAACACTGGGCACTGGCGGGCGCGCAGCGCGGCAATCTGCTGG is a window of Streptomyces sp. NBC_00271 DNA encoding:
- a CDS encoding DUF3068 domain-containing protein gives rise to the protein MRRKPSPFALVLLGLGTFLLVLAPMLAWYVEPRAAVNPVDIDTTAVYTGTGAYFDTAQIQTLFDKRITITQQVRGDVADSEHSGRAVWDVTTTVDTDKSLPAADPYDALEFFPNRWVTDRKTNQPVHCCQESPRFEGDAYLKFPFDVQKHAYRWWDNSLGEPITLAYRGTKKIQGYTGYRFTGTVPPTKIGTRLVPGSIVDQPGRPQVLAEEWYSNHGIELVVDQRTGRVLYAQVGPRRTLRAPGSTYDSTLLLDADKLAFTTATQKDQVKQAKKESGQLRLLGQTLPIDAGVLGFVLAAVGGVLVVRGRRDPGSPGNSPSALTM